In Nostoc piscinale CENA21, the genomic stretch ACAAGCAGCAATTGGTCGCAGTCTGGGTGCTGATGTCAAAATTAATATTCTCCACGGCAACCCAGAAAGAGAGATTCTCACTTTTGCTCAAATCCATGCAGTGGACTTAATTGTACTAGCTAGCAATATCCGCATGGTTACAGGTCGGGCTTTCTTTGGTCATAGAGTTGATGCCATTCTTAGTAAAGCTCAATGCCCAGTAGCTACAATTACCATCCCTTAACAGTTTTGCACAAATAACATTAATACTTTTGAACGTTTATTGGATGAACATCCGTTGCAGAATTTGACTGCTGGATTAAACGTCAATTTGTAAATTTCCTATGTTGCTTATAAGCTTAACGCTAGAGAGTTCAAGCTTTATAGCTTTGATGGCATTAATTTAGCACAGCGACAAATAAAAAGTCACTGTACAACTGTCAAATTAATGGGGATAGCAAGAGCTTTCATCTGATTCTAAGATGACTGAACTTCCATCACAACTTTACGCCTTTCTGCTGGAGAGACGTTGCATTGCAACGTCTCTGCTTTATGCAATTATCAAGGATAAAGACCGCGATCGCTCAATGCCTGTGCTACTCTTCCTACACCCAAAGTATAGGCGGCTAAACGCAAAGGAACTTGGCGCACTTTAGATTGTTGCATCACTTGACGGTAAGCTTGCACCATCAAATGTTCCATTTCGCGGTTGACTCTTTCTTCATCCCAAAATAGGTAAGACAAACCTTGCACCCATTCCAGATAACTCACCACCACACCCCCAGCATTGGCCAAAATATCTGGTAGCACAGTTACACCCTGCGCTTCTAGAACACGGTTGGCTTCCAGCGTGACAGGGCCGTTAGCGGCTTCGGCGATAATTTGCGCCTGTATTTGATGGACGTTATCTTCCGTAATTTGGTTTTCTAAAGCAGCCGGAATCAAGACATCGCAAGGTAAAGTCAGTAATTCGGCGTTGGTAATAACTGTAGCGTTGGGGAAACCAGCCAAATGGTGACGATTTTCGGCGGCGTAAGCTTTTAAAGCGGGAATATCCAACCCATCAGCCGCATATACCCCACCTGTCCCAGTGGAAACTGCTATGACTTTCGCGCCTGCTTGGTGCAGTAGTTCGGCGGCTGCACCACCAACATTACCAAAGCCTTGAATAACAACTCTGACTCCGGCTAAAGTTCTGCCTTGGTCTGCTAAAGCTTCCCGCACAATAATCATAGTGCCGCGTCCGGTGGCCTTTTCTCTACCAAGGGAACCACCTACAGATAGCGGTTTACCAGTCACAACCCCTGGGACAGCATGACCAACGTTAACTGAATACGTATCCATCATCCAAGCCATTTCACGGGCAGAAGTACCCATATCTGGCGCAGGGATATCTAGGGAAGGGCCGATATCTTTGATTAATTCGCTGGTGTAACGACGGGTAATGCGTTCTAGTTCTCCCACACTATATTGTTGTGGATCAATGGCAATTCCTCCCTTTGCACCACCATAAGGAATACCCAACAACGCACATTTCCAAGTCATCAACATAGCGAGTGCGGAAACTTCCCGCAGTGTGACCGCCGGATGATAACGGATTCCGCCTTTGTAGGGGCCTAAAATATTCGAGTGTTGTACCCGATGTCCTGCTAATACGCGCACTTCACCATTATCTAGTTTCACAGGAATGGAAACTGTCACCACCTTGCGCGGGTGGCTGAGAATTTCCAGCACACCTTGGTCTAACCTGAGTTCTTTCCCGGCTGCTTCTAAGTAGCTACAAGCTTGATCGAATGGGCATATATGGGCTGGCGTAGCGGCTTCTAGCGGTATTGTAGGTGTTGCAATCATAAAAGTTTCTCCTCATCGCGGTATCTTTGCGAACCGGATACATATATGCCTAGCTTATCCTCTATATTCAAAAAGAGAATATTTTCTGTAGTTTTTGTTACAATTTTATTTTTTTGTTAAAAAAAGCACAGTTCTAGTGAAATGTGCTTTATAAACAGTGAATAATCAATATTTATACATCAGGGATCAATTGGGCAGAATACCTCAGAAGTAAAATGACCATGAAAGCCATAGGGAATATGATGTTTTAGGTGTAGACGAGCGATCGCACCTTTGTTTAAATTACTGGCATCTAAAATTACCACATCTGAACGGTGATGAGCCGCATCGTAAACTAAAGTAAGTATCCAACCATCATCTTCTTGTTCAGCACCAGGACGGGGTACAAAAATTGGTTCGCCTACAAAACCACGGGGTGCATCGCTCCAAAGTTGTTTTTCTCCTGTTTCTAAATCTAGTTTGAGAATTGCTTGTCCAGGAGCATGTCCCATCTCTGCATGAGCCGCAGCTACATACAAATAGCGATAATAACGCCCAACTTTACTGGGATTTACACTAGGAAATTCACAACTGTGATTTGTGATTAATTTCTTTTGTACCGTTTGACTATCAAGATTCAGGTGAAATCGCCAAATATTACCGGGGGGAAATTGCTCAAAATCAACTTGGAGAAAATCGCTGTTTGGTTCTAGTTCAGGAAAGTTTTCATAGCAAATAGTATCAATGAATATTTCATTTCCCATCTCAAAAGCATTTGCGTGATGGAAAATAAAACCCGCCTGAGTTTCTAATACTTGGATGTTTTGTTGTCCTTCTTGGGGAGTGCGAGGAATTACTAAAATGCGCGTTGGCTTGTTGGGTTGAAACTTGATACTTTCTGCGGCACTGCTAATACCCAAAGCAAATAATATGGGATTAAAGGTGACAGGATTTTGAAAGAAAATGTAGTAATTGGGTGTAATAACAAAATCGTGAATAAAGCAGAAGCCAGGAATAGTGTAATCAAATTTTCTCAGAACTTTACCGATTTGGTTAAGTTCAAAAACACTCAGTTTAGTTGATAGTCCTGGGTTGCTGGAAAAATTTACCAGGCAAGGTGCGCCACCATCTTGATAACTACTAGGGTCAATGCGGAGATGGGCGCTAAAAGGTTGACGCTCTGCTAAGAAGCCATGAAAATTTTCTCTACCCAAGGTTTCTAGTGTGTAGGGGTCGAGGCGATAAGGGTCTTCACCTTCCCACAATGCTAAAAGTTTTTCTGCCCAATAAATAACACTGGTGTTGGCAGTATTTTTAATTTTTAAATCGAAAAGATTCGCTAACCAACCACCGGGTTTTTGAGTCCCAAAAGCACCGCGATACAGAATTTTTCCGGCTTTTTGTTCTGCTAAATAATCATCAGTCTGAACAAAGCGATTACGAAAATGAGCGCGACCTTTGTTGAAAGTAATGCGGCTAATCATTCCATCACCATCAATGGGGTGATGAATGCGTTGTCCATTTATATCCAATAATCCAGGGCCATTTCTAAAGAGTGTACCTTGGAGTTCTGGAGGGATTTGTCCTTCTATATCATCAATCCAATAGTCATATTCTTGGGGCAGAGATTCATATCCTTTCTGCCAATCTTCCAGAGTGTAGGATTTTTTTGAGGTTGGTGTTGGTTGGTTTGTTAAATTCTGCATAGTTTAGGATTGATTTCGCGCATAGACACAAAGAGATTTTTTTATTCAACGACTTGTGATTCTTGTTCTTGGAGTATTAAATTTTGGATGAATGGTTCGCTGTTAGTTGGTAAGCTTTGGGGTTGAGTGTCGTCTTTTGGTAGCCAATTGAGAAATGCTAGTGGTAATAAAGTGCTGAGGTTTGTGATAATTACCAAAATCCACAGTGAGTCAAAATTACTCTCGGTGATACCTAGCCAGTGCATGATGATGGCTCCAAATTCATAAGAGACCATACCGGCTAAGTTAAAGACGGACATTAATAAAGCAAACAAGGTTGCTTCGACTCCAGGGGGGCAAAGTCTGGCGGCTAATACCAAAACTGGCATATAAGCGATTTGTCCCATTACAGTGAGTATGAGGCTGTCTCCCAAACTAAACCAGTGGTCATCTATACCTAAAGTCCGGTTGGTGTGAGTTACCAAAAGCAGCATTGTCATGCCTAAAGCTGCCGAAATCACTGTACTCCAACCAAAAATCAGGCGGAATGAAACACTTTTGAGAAAACGTTGAAAAATCCAAATACCGAATAAAGAGGCGAGACTTGTAACTAGGCGGACTCTTCCTAAAAATTCTGGTTCAAAGTGGAGTTCGTTGGTGCTGAAGTAGAAAAAGGCTGATTCGGCGGTTGGGGTAGCTTGCAAAATAAAGACGAAAGCTGCTGGTAGCCAAATTGTTTTTTGGCTGACTGCTTGGCGTAGTTGTTTAAGTTGATGTTTAATACTTAGGTCTTGAGCGTTATTAGTATCGTTAGTTTCTTGATTAACAGGAGACTCAGCTATAAACCAAGCCGCCGCAGATACAATTAACGGAAAAGAAGCGGTAATTAAAAATACTGTGCGTGTGGTGAAATGTTCGAGTAAGATGCCACTAAAGTATGCTGTGACTAAACCCCCAACAGCCGATGCACCCCAACATAAAGATTGTAATGAGCCTGCATCTGCTTGGGATTCGACTCTGGCTCGTTCTACAACGAGGGAATCGACTATGACATCACTGACAGCTACAGCCAGTGAACTGAGGGCGATCGCGGCGGTTGCAGCCCAGCTAGTATGAACTACTGTGGCCATACTCACCCAAGCAATAGCACCTAATATCCCAGACAATACTAAATATGGGCGGCGACGATAGCCAAAAATTGGTAAGCCATCAGACATAAAGCCAAATAACGGCTTAATCATCCAAGGTAAGGCAACAACACCAAATAATGCTGATACCTGCGCCGGACTCAGCATTAATTCATCCTTAAGGAAAAAGCTAACAGCTAAACGCGCCAGTCCTAAAATTCCTTGGACAAAGTAAACGCTAAGAATAGCAATTAACTCGGCACTGGGTTCATGGCCGAAGAAGATTTTTTCAGTTATCGAGTCTTTGACCTTGGACAAGCCAGACGAGTCAATGAGCATTTGATAAATATTTTTTAAGTTTTGTCTACTTTTCTATAATATCGATTTCTCATAAAGTGTGAAGCGTGGAGAAGTATGAAGTATGAACTGAGGTCTTTTAACCTTCTGCCTTCTGCCTCCTGCCTTCTGCCTCCAAAACTGCGATCGCCTTTGGTGGCAATGATGTAAAGCGAATTGTTACAATATGTTCGTCAACCTCAGATTTTTTCATCACCTTGGCGTAAATATCTTCTTCGGTGGTGAGTTCGGTATTGAGTAATTTCAGTTTGAGGTTATTTAAGATTTCTAAAGAATTGAGCGATCGCATCTGTGCAACTTTTTCGGAAAGGCTAATCAATTCCCCTGGAAATGCTGCGCCAACGGCTTGTTTACCTTGTAAAATTGTATACTCAACTAAAACTGGCTGAGTTAAAGTCACCATTTCCTCGTTGTCGTTGGGCAGAAACAAATTATATTGCCCGCCAACACCGTGAACTTCATAAATAGTAATTGATTCTCTGATGCCTTTGGGCTGGATTTGCATTTGGCTGCCAATGTGTAGTTCAATATCAGCATCTTTGAGGGTATTTTCTGAAATTAAAACTTGTCCTCCAACTGTA encodes the following:
- a CDS encoding Glu/Leu/Phe/Val family dehydrogenase, which translates into the protein MIATPTIPLEAATPAHICPFDQACSYLEAAGKELRLDQGVLEILSHPRKVVTVSIPVKLDNGEVRVLAGHRVQHSNILGPYKGGIRYHPAVTLREVSALAMLMTWKCALLGIPYGGAKGGIAIDPQQYSVGELERITRRYTSELIKDIGPSLDIPAPDMGTSAREMAWMMDTYSVNVGHAVPGVVTGKPLSVGGSLGREKATGRGTMIIVREALADQGRTLAGVRVVIQGFGNVGGAAAELLHQAGAKVIAVSTGTGGVYAADGLDIPALKAYAAENRHHLAGFPNATVITNAELLTLPCDVLIPAALENQITEDNVHQIQAQIIAEAANGPVTLEANRVLEAQGVTVLPDILANAGGVVVSYLEWVQGLSYLFWDEERVNREMEHLMVQAYRQVMQQSKVRQVPLRLAAYTLGVGRVAQALSDRGLYP
- a CDS encoding folate/biopterin family MFS transporter, translated to MLIDSSGLSKVKDSITEKIFFGHEPSAELIAILSVYFVQGILGLARLAVSFFLKDELMLSPAQVSALFGVVALPWMIKPLFGFMSDGLPIFGYRRRPYLVLSGILGAIAWVSMATVVHTSWAATAAIALSSLAVAVSDVIVDSLVVERARVESQADAGSLQSLCWGASAVGGLVTAYFSGILLEHFTTRTVFLITASFPLIVSAAAWFIAESPVNQETNDTNNAQDLSIKHQLKQLRQAVSQKTIWLPAAFVFILQATPTAESAFFYFSTNELHFEPEFLGRVRLVTSLASLFGIWIFQRFLKSVSFRLIFGWSTVISAALGMTMLLLVTHTNRTLGIDDHWFSLGDSLILTVMGQIAYMPVLVLAARLCPPGVEATLFALLMSVFNLAGMVSYEFGAIIMHWLGITESNFDSLWILVIITNLSTLLPLAFLNWLPKDDTQPQSLPTNSEPFIQNLILQEQESQVVE
- a CDS encoding carotenoid oxygenase family protein, giving the protein MQNLTNQPTPTSKKSYTLEDWQKGYESLPQEYDYWIDDIEGQIPPELQGTLFRNGPGLLDINGQRIHHPIDGDGMISRITFNKGRAHFRNRFVQTDDYLAEQKAGKILYRGAFGTQKPGGWLANLFDLKIKNTANTSVIYWAEKLLALWEGEDPYRLDPYTLETLGRENFHGFLAERQPFSAHLRIDPSSYQDGGAPCLVNFSSNPGLSTKLSVFELNQIGKVLRKFDYTIPGFCFIHDFVITPNYYIFFQNPVTFNPILFALGISSAAESIKFQPNKPTRILVIPRTPQEGQQNIQVLETQAGFIFHHANAFEMGNEIFIDTICYENFPELEPNSDFLQVDFEQFPPGNIWRFHLNLDSQTVQKKLITNHSCEFPSVNPSKVGRYYRYLYVAAAHAEMGHAPGQAILKLDLETGEKQLWSDAPRGFVGEPIFVPRPGAEQEDDGWILTLVYDAAHHRSDVVILDASNLNKGAIARLHLKHHIPYGFHGHFTSEVFCPIDP